One window of Streptococcus suis genomic DNA carries:
- the rpsU gene encoding 30S ribosomal protein S21, giving the protein MSKTVVRKNESLDDALRRFKRAVTKAGTLQETRKREFYEKPSVKRKRKSEAARKRKKF; this is encoded by the coding sequence ATGTCAAAAACAGTAGTACGCAAGAACGAATCACTTGATGATGCTCTTCGTCGTTTCAAACGTGCGGTTACTAAAGCTGGTACTCTTCAAGAAACACGTAAACGTGAATTCTACGAAAAACCATCTGTAAAACGTAAACGTAAATCAGAAGCAGCTCGCAAGCGTAAAAAATTCTAA
- a CDS encoding TIGR01906 family membrane protein encodes MRTKLQIIGTILFVLSAAVLGTIYLAWLVYPLEISFLGLEKVVYMKSSDISYNFNILMNYLTNPFAKVLDMPNFSSSADGLKHFADVKHLFHLAQGIFLISLPAVFYFWKEIVRKGYGKLYRTVFLWMSLAPLLIALVGLLIGFDSFFVLFHHLLFPGDSTWLFDPLTDPVIYILPQEFFLHCFILFFVLYELFSLAMLAWTVKSTRKTN; translated from the coding sequence ATGAGAACTAAGTTACAGATTATCGGAACGATTTTATTTGTCTTGTCGGCAGCAGTTCTAGGAACCATCTATCTAGCTTGGCTAGTTTATCCGCTTGAGATTTCTTTTTTGGGGTTGGAAAAAGTTGTTTACATGAAGTCATCAGATATTTCATATAATTTTAATATCTTGATGAACTATCTGACCAATCCATTTGCCAAAGTGCTAGATATGCCCAATTTTTCCTCTTCAGCTGATGGTCTAAAACATTTCGCGGATGTCAAGCATCTCTTTCATCTGGCTCAAGGCATTTTCCTGATTAGTTTGCCTGCGGTTTTCTATTTTTGGAAAGAAATAGTGAGGAAAGGATATGGCAAGCTCTATCGAACTGTTTTTTTGTGGATGTCACTAGCTCCTTTGCTTATTGCATTAGTGGGCTTGCTGATTGGTTTTGATAGCTTTTTTGTTCTCTTCCATCACCTGCTCTTTCCAGGTGATTCGACCTGGCTCTTTGACCCACTGACAGACCCGGTCATTTATATACTTCCACAGGAATTTTTCCTTCATTGCTTTATCTTGTTTTTCGTTCTCTACGAGCTCTTTTCTTTGGCAATGCTGGCGTGGACAGTGAAATCTACCAGGAAAACTAACTAG
- a CDS encoding DUF6088 family protein encodes MINIKSKINSKIDNLPDGTVFISNDFLELADYETIRKNLNRFVNDGTIQRIVNGVYYKPRFIELIGEFESPSINEVAIAIARKYNWTIAPSGNTALNLLGLSTQVPAQWTYISDGRYVNFLIGNTKLVFKRTTNSTISNMSQLTALVIQAIKAIGKDNISEEQILYLKKRLTKSDKEKLLEEGKTTSAWIYKILKKIGES; translated from the coding sequence TTGATTAACATAAAGTCTAAAATAAATAGTAAGATTGATAATCTGCCAGACGGCACAGTCTTTATTTCAAATGATTTTTTAGAGCTCGCTGATTATGAGACAATTAGAAAAAATTTGAATCGATTTGTTAACGATGGAACGATTCAACGTATTGTAAACGGTGTGTATTACAAACCAAGGTTTATTGAGTTGATTGGGGAATTTGAGTCTCCTTCAATAAATGAAGTGGCTATTGCCATTGCTAGAAAATATAATTGGACAATTGCACCTTCAGGGAACACAGCTTTAAATTTATTAGGGTTGTCAACACAAGTTCCAGCTCAATGGACATATATTTCTGATGGACGGTATGTAAATTTTTTAATTGGAAATACGAAGCTAGTATTCAAGCGAACAACAAACAGTACCATTTCAAATATGTCACAATTAACTGCACTAGTTATTCAAGCCATCAAAGCTATTGGAAAAGATAATATTTCAGAAGAACAGATTCTTTATCTTAAGAAAAGGTTAACTAAAAGTGATAAAGAGAAACTTCTTGAGGAAGGCAAGACTACCAGTGCATGGATTTATAAAATCTTGAAAAAAATAGGAGAATCCTAA
- a CDS encoding phage tail tip lysozyme: MKEDKKLVKQARQNFRSNLKSARMHYRKEVRTLRQTVPKKGRFRKPAQNSLFQDKKIELKENLLSSQKEAEEKFLKEITYVSPKLLKVKEIKNYRLPQAQERLRTARKHLSEVKLREKSKSVNPKFTFQKENSSLKSRFQFHQEKSFDRLSAEKDVSSVKREVKQLKKVRKSKKSSTKVKAGLGLAASESFDLIAQDDDLDGLRTLKDTSLKVRRYGRLTYQAGKVAVKSGQTGVRFTKTKFSHGKERFQNFKKGKGFTRQKPLKPRRRYQTFLKHARKHSLAGVKGIAQAIKGSMTFFSVLAGNPLTWIVSGLLLILLLMMSFFMSVSGSSVIQQDEMELTKAYTHMTWEDAEHTRSNEKGITYYTKIDEIMVYMNHQYQDYKLDDFMETGGATYKAFLSQVWTDLNGSDSIKSMSDLYKEPAYKLSDEDQEELKELTEEGNYLSLQELDNPFQGQTDEDSLNMTYRYGYEVIDEKPTLHHHIILEAKEGQVIVAPMDGKVSLDGENVVLTSGKGVNKTKLTLFGIHSGRVSENQQVLAGDIIGETKDGTGLKVTYQKVDDDTDKLVYVNPAFYFPKVIQVQTTILPTIGQFGGDEFERAKAIYDYLKSKGATNQAIAAILGNWSVESSINPKRAEGDYLSPPVGATDSSWDDEGWLSLNGPTIYNGRYPNILKRGLGLGQWTDTADGSRRHTLLLEYAKGKHQKWYDLGLQLDFMLHGDSPYYTNWLKDFFKNTGSPASLAQLFLIYWEGNSGDKLLERQTRASEWYYQIEKGFSQPNGGTAQSDPKALEAVRGDLFENSIPGGGDGMGYAYGQCTWGVAARINQLGLKLKGKNGEKIPIISTMGNGQDWVRTAASLGGETGTSPQAGAILSFAGGGHGTPTEYGHVAFVEKVYPDGSFLISETNYNGNPNYTFRKLSGVDSSLSFAYTTK, encoded by the coding sequence ATGAAAGAGGATAAAAAGCTAGTCAAACAGGCTAGGCAAAACTTTCGAAGCAACTTAAAATCGGCCCGTATGCATTATCGGAAAGAAGTTAGGACCTTAAGACAGACTGTTCCTAAAAAAGGACGATTTCGAAAACCAGCCCAAAATTCTCTTTTTCAAGATAAGAAAATAGAGTTAAAAGAAAATCTACTCAGTAGCCAAAAGGAAGCAGAAGAGAAGTTCTTAAAAGAAATTACCTATGTTTCTCCTAAACTGTTGAAGGTAAAGGAAATCAAGAACTATCGACTTCCGCAAGCTCAAGAACGTTTGCGGACGGCAAGAAAACATCTGTCAGAAGTGAAACTAAGGGAAAAGTCAAAATCGGTTAATCCCAAGTTTACTTTCCAAAAAGAAAATTCTTCCCTGAAGTCTCGCTTTCAGTTTCACCAAGAAAAATCATTTGATCGACTCAGTGCAGAAAAAGACGTAAGTTCTGTCAAGCGTGAGGTTAAACAACTCAAGAAAGTCCGAAAGTCTAAGAAAAGTTCTACCAAAGTCAAAGCTGGATTGGGCTTAGCTGCATCTGAATCGTTTGACCTGATAGCACAGGATGATGATTTAGATGGACTTAGAACCCTAAAGGATACTAGCCTGAAAGTCAGACGCTATGGCAGGTTAACCTATCAAGCAGGTAAGGTGGCAGTAAAAAGTGGACAGACTGGTGTGCGGTTTACCAAAACAAAATTTTCTCATGGAAAGGAACGATTCCAGAACTTCAAAAAGGGAAAAGGATTTACACGCCAGAAACCTCTTAAACCAAGAAGACGCTACCAAACCTTTTTAAAGCATGCCAGAAAGCACAGTCTAGCAGGAGTTAAGGGGATTGCCCAAGCCATTAAGGGAAGTATGACTTTCTTTTCTGTCCTTGCGGGAAATCCTTTGACTTGGATTGTCTCAGGCCTTCTCTTGATACTCCTTTTGATGATGAGCTTTTTCATGAGTGTGTCAGGAAGCAGTGTCATTCAACAAGATGAGATGGAATTGACCAAGGCCTATACCCACATGACGTGGGAAGATGCGGAGCATACTAGATCCAACGAAAAGGGAATTACCTATTACACCAAGATTGATGAGATTATGGTTTACATGAATCATCAATACCAAGACTACAAGCTTGACGATTTCATGGAAACAGGTGGTGCGACCTACAAAGCATTTCTCAGTCAAGTGTGGACGGACTTAAATGGTAGTGATTCTATTAAATCCATGTCTGACTTATATAAAGAACCTGCTTACAAGCTGTCTGATGAGGACCAGGAAGAACTAAAGGAATTGACCGAAGAAGGCAACTATTTATCCCTTCAAGAATTGGACAATCCCTTTCAGGGACAGACCGATGAGGATAGCTTAAACATGACCTACCGATATGGTTATGAGGTCATTGATGAGAAACCAACGCTGCATCACCATATCATCTTAGAAGCAAAAGAAGGCCAAGTCATTGTGGCTCCTATGGATGGTAAGGTATCTCTTGATGGAGAGAACGTTGTTTTGACATCTGGTAAGGGAGTGAATAAGACTAAACTAACCTTGTTTGGCATTCATTCAGGCCGAGTCAGTGAAAATCAACAAGTCTTGGCAGGAGACATAATTGGTGAGACCAAGGATGGAACGGGTCTAAAAGTCACCTATCAAAAAGTTGATGATGACACGGATAAGTTGGTCTATGTCAATCCAGCATTCTACTTTCCAAAAGTGATCCAGGTTCAGACCACCATTCTTCCAACTATCGGTCAGTTTGGCGGCGATGAGTTCGAGAGAGCCAAGGCAATTTATGACTATCTTAAAAGCAAAGGTGCGACCAATCAAGCTATCGCAGCCATTCTAGGTAACTGGTCGGTAGAATCCTCCATTAATCCAAAACGAGCTGAAGGCGACTATTTATCTCCACCTGTTGGTGCGACAGATAGTTCTTGGGATGATGAGGGCTGGCTCTCACTTAATGGTCCAACTATATACAATGGACGTTACCCAAATATTCTCAAACGTGGTTTAGGCTTAGGCCAATGGACAGATACCGCGGATGGGTCACGCAGACATACTTTATTGTTGGAATATGCCAAAGGAAAACATCAAAAGTGGTATGACTTAGGGTTACAACTGGATTTCATGTTGCATGGGGATAGTCCTTATTACACCAACTGGTTAAAGGACTTCTTCAAAAATACAGGTAGTCCAGCTAGTCTTGCCCAACTCTTTCTCATTTACTGGGAAGGAAATAGTGGTGATAAGCTACTTGAACGTCAGACACGAGCAAGTGAGTGGTATTACCAAATTGAAAAAGGCTTTAGTCAACCCAACGGTGGGACAGCACAAAGTGATCCAAAAGCACTTGAAGCTGTACGAGGAGACCTTTTTGAAAACTCTATTCCAGGAGGTGGTGACGGTATGGGTTACGCTTACGGCCAATGTACTTGGGGAGTTGCAGCCCGTATCAACCAACTGGGTCTAAAACTCAAAGGTAAAAACGGTGAGAAGATTCCAATTATCAGTACCATGGGCAATGGCCAAGATTGGGTACGAACAGCCGCAAGTCTAGGTGGAGAGACAGGGACAAGTCCGCAAGCAGGAGCTATACTTTCCTTTGCGGGAGGAGGACATGGCACACCAACAGAATACGGTCATGTGGCTTTCGTCGAAAAAGTCTACCCAGATGGCTCATTCCTTATCTCCGAAACCAATTATAATGGTAATCCCAACTACACCTTCCGTAAATTATCTGGAGTGGATAGTAGCTTGAGTTTTGCTTATACGACGAAATAA
- a CDS encoding nucleotidyl transferase AbiEii/AbiGii toxin family protein: MLEFKKISKDDLQAIIRNAAERLGINEVIVEKDYWVCFVLNYLFTKSEWKDAFTFKGGTSLSKCYDLIKRFSEDIDLILDWQVIGYGKDEPWQSRSNTQQDKFNKESNLKAEDFLVNTLIPQMRLDFAKLIEDDFQISIDVNDPQTVLFEYPTSFQSEYVKQVIRLEIGALAAWTPSEMVEITPDLYKVYPMLFVGDSISVRTVLPERTFWEKATILHHEANRPADSKIPIRYARHYYDIYCLAHSIYKNRAFMNQELLEKVVSFKEKFYPRKWAKYEDATIERIRLLPDDYRLNEIESDYNQMKEMFYGSVPSFEELLTTIANLEKEIHKL; the protein is encoded by the coding sequence ATGCTAGAATTTAAAAAAATTTCCAAAGACGACCTTCAAGCCATTATTAGAAATGCTGCGGAGAGACTTGGTATCAATGAAGTGATCGTTGAAAAAGATTATTGGGTTTGTTTCGTACTCAACTATCTCTTTACAAAGAGTGAATGGAAGGATGCTTTTACATTTAAAGGGGGTACAAGTCTTTCTAAGTGCTATGATTTAATTAAGCGATTCTCAGAAGATATTGATTTAATCTTGGATTGGCAGGTTATTGGATATGGTAAAGACGAACCGTGGCAATCCCGTTCAAATACGCAACAGGACAAGTTCAATAAGGAATCAAATTTAAAAGCAGAAGACTTTCTTGTGAATACGTTAATTCCACAGATGAGGTTAGATTTTGCGAAACTGATTGAAGATGATTTTCAAATTAGTATAGATGTAAATGACCCACAAACAGTACTTTTTGAATATCCGACAAGTTTCCAATCAGAGTATGTGAAGCAAGTCATTCGCTTAGAAATTGGTGCTTTAGCTGCCTGGACACCCTCTGAAATGGTAGAGATTACTCCTGATTTATACAAGGTTTACCCTATGCTATTTGTGGGAGATAGTATTTCAGTTAGGACTGTTTTACCTGAGAGAACCTTTTGGGAAAAAGCTACAATTTTACATCATGAGGCAAATAGACCAGCAGATAGTAAAATCCCTATACGCTATGCACGGCATTATTATGATATTTACTGTCTTGCCCATTCGATTTATAAGAATAGAGCCTTTATGAATCAAGAGTTATTGGAGAAAGTTGTTTCATTTAAGGAAAAATTTTATCCTCGAAAATGGGCAAAATATGAAGACGCAACTATTGAAAGAATCAGATTACTTCCAGATGATTACAGATTGAATGAAATTGAATCAGATTACAACCAGATGAAAGAAATGTTTTATGGGTCTGTGCCATCATTTGAAGAGTTGTTAACAACTATCGCTAATTTAGAAAAAGAAATCCATAAACTTTAG
- the rpoD gene encoding RNA polymerase sigma factor RpoD yields the protein MTNKKDKKNEVTTFDVQVAEFIRNHKKQGSATDDEINDQLVIPFTLDADGIDDLLQRIQDAGISIVDKEGNPSARAMQVEEEPELSDEELLGSNSAKVNDPVRMYLKEIGVVPLLTNEEEQELALAVEAGDPEAKQRLAEANLRLVVSIAKRYVGRGMQFLDLIQEGNMGLMKAVDKFDYSKGFKFSTYATWWIRQAITRAIADQARTIRIPVHMVETINKLVREQRNLLQELGQDPTPEQIAERMDMTPEKVREILKIAQEPVSLETPIGEEDDSHLGDFIEDEVIENPVDYTTRVVLREQLDEVLDTLTDREENVLRLRFGLDDGKMRTLEDVGKVFNVTRERIRQIEAKALRKLRHPSRSKPLRDFIED from the coding sequence ATGACAAATAAAAAAGACAAGAAAAATGAAGTGACCACTTTTGATGTCCAAGTTGCAGAATTTATCCGCAATCATAAAAAGCAGGGTTCTGCGACAGATGACGAAATCAATGACCAGCTTGTCATTCCTTTCACCTTGGATGCGGACGGCATCGATGACCTTCTTCAGCGTATCCAAGACGCAGGGATTTCTATTGTGGACAAGGAAGGAAATCCTTCTGCGCGTGCTATGCAGGTAGAGGAAGAGCCAGAACTTTCTGATGAGGAATTACTTGGCAGCAACTCTGCCAAGGTCAATGACCCAGTTCGCATGTACCTCAAGGAAATCGGTGTTGTTCCCCTCTTGACCAACGAAGAAGAGCAGGAATTGGCGCTTGCTGTTGAGGCGGGCGATCCTGAGGCCAAGCAACGTTTGGCTGAGGCCAACCTGCGTTTGGTGGTATCTATTGCCAAGCGTTATGTTGGTCGTGGTATGCAGTTCCTTGATTTGATTCAAGAAGGCAATATGGGCTTGATGAAGGCCGTTGATAAATTTGATTACTCGAAAGGGTTCAAATTCTCGACCTATGCGACTTGGTGGATTCGTCAGGCCATTACCCGCGCCATTGCGGACCAGGCTCGTACCATCCGTATTCCTGTGCACATGGTGGAAACCATTAACAAGTTGGTCCGTGAGCAACGCAACCTCTTGCAGGAACTTGGCCAAGACCCAACGCCAGAACAAATTGCTGAGCGTATGGATATGACGCCTGAAAAAGTGCGTGAAATTTTGAAAATTGCTCAAGAGCCTGTGTCTCTGGAAACACCAATTGGTGAGGAAGATGACAGCCATTTGGGGGATTTCATCGAGGACGAAGTAATTGAAAATCCAGTTGATTACACAACCCGCGTCGTTCTCCGTGAACAATTGGACGAGGTTCTGGATACCTTGACTGACCGCGAGGAAAATGTTCTCCGCCTGCGCTTTGGACTGGATGATGGAAAAATGCGCACCTTGGAAGATGTGGGCAAGGTCTTTAACGTAACCCGCGAACGCATCCGCCAAATCGAAGCCAAAGCCCTCCGCAAACTCCGCCACCCATCTCGCAGCAAACCACTCAGAGATTTTATTGAGGATTGA
- the dnaG gene encoding DNA primase, with amino-acid sequence MVSKEKINDIKQAVNIVDIIGESVALTKAGRNFLGLCPFHGEKTPSFNVVEDKQFYHCFGCGKSGDVFKFIEEIQGVTFGDAVQIVAQKAGIVLETSPQFQRAEKVANPNQVLYDIHTEAAKFYHALLMTTKMGEEARNYLHQRGLTDEVIKTFQIGLAPDQQNILYQKLSSQFEEGALLQSGLFHPGDHNRIYDSFHGRIIFPLTDEYGRVIAFSGRVWTETDRENKQLAKYKNSRSTVIFNKSYELYHLDRAKAVIKKQHEVYLMEGFLDVIAAHRAGIENAVASMGTALTREHVTHLSKYCKKVVLTYDGDKAGQAATIKALDELQDFQVEIVSLPDNMDPDEFLQKNSEVALEQVLTKSRISAVEFLINYLKPENPDNLQMQIDFVEKITPIIAKVQSITAQNSYIYKVADLLSDFDYGQVEQAVNNVRLTHRQQRSQQAQQSFSEAKNLPDLQVVPRVTSLVRTENHLLYRMAEHPYILNEFRLREDFAFATPELEELFQLLKKNGEISSFELSQVSDSAQQAWYRVLEERLPEEVATHEVEELLVSRDRELLKKENQHAARAIREHSHVGNTDIALDELQELLNRRKQME; translated from the coding sequence ATGGTATCAAAAGAAAAAATCAATGATATTAAACAGGCTGTCAATATTGTTGATATTATCGGTGAGTCGGTTGCCCTGACCAAGGCTGGACGCAATTTTCTGGGACTTTGTCCCTTCCACGGTGAGAAAACTCCTTCCTTCAATGTGGTGGAGGATAAGCAATTCTATCATTGTTTCGGCTGTGGGAAGTCAGGGGATGTCTTCAAGTTTATCGAGGAAATACAGGGCGTGACCTTTGGGGATGCGGTACAGATTGTCGCTCAAAAGGCGGGAATTGTCCTAGAAACCAGTCCGCAATTTCAGCGGGCTGAGAAAGTTGCCAATCCCAACCAGGTTCTCTACGATATTCACACTGAGGCAGCTAAGTTTTATCATGCCTTGCTCATGACGACCAAGATGGGAGAGGAAGCGAGAAACTATCTCCACCAGCGCGGCCTGACAGATGAAGTCATCAAAACCTTTCAAATAGGCCTGGCCCCTGACCAGCAAAATATCCTCTATCAAAAATTGTCCAGCCAGTTTGAGGAAGGCGCCCTCTTGCAATCGGGTCTTTTCCATCCTGGTGACCATAATAGAATCTATGATTCCTTCCACGGTAGAATTATTTTCCCCTTGACCGACGAATACGGTCGGGTTATTGCCTTTTCTGGTCGTGTCTGGACAGAGACGGACCGGGAGAATAAGCAGCTGGCCAAGTACAAAAATTCGCGTAGCACTGTAATTTTCAATAAAAGTTACGAACTATATCATTTGGATAGGGCAAAAGCTGTCATCAAGAAACAGCACGAGGTCTATCTGATGGAGGGCTTTCTGGATGTTATTGCGGCCCATCGTGCAGGAATTGAGAATGCGGTAGCCTCTATGGGAACGGCTTTGACCCGTGAGCACGTGACCCACCTGTCCAAGTATTGTAAGAAGGTTGTCCTGACCTATGATGGTGATAAGGCGGGACAGGCTGCTACCATTAAGGCTTTGGACGAATTGCAGGATTTCCAAGTGGAGATTGTCAGTCTGCCAGACAATATGGACCCCGATGAGTTTTTGCAGAAGAACTCTGAGGTGGCTCTTGAGCAGGTTTTGACCAAATCGCGCATTAGTGCGGTTGAGTTTTTAATCAACTATCTCAAGCCGGAAAATCCTGATAATTTGCAGATGCAGATTGATTTTGTGGAAAAAATTACCCCTATCATTGCCAAGGTTCAGTCTATTACGGCCCAGAATTCCTATATCTACAAGGTAGCAGACCTCTTGTCTGATTTTGACTATGGTCAGGTGGAGCAGGCGGTCAACAACGTTCGCCTCACGCACCGCCAGCAACGCAGTCAGCAGGCCCAACAGTCCTTTTCTGAGGCAAAAAATTTGCCGGACCTGCAGGTTGTTCCGCGAGTGACTAGCTTGGTTCGGACAGAAAATCACCTGCTCTATCGGATGGCTGAACATCCCTACATTCTCAACGAATTTCGGCTGAGAGAGGATTTTGCCTTTGCGACGCCTGAATTGGAGGAACTCTTTCAGCTCTTGAAGAAGAATGGTGAGATTTCCAGCTTTGAATTATCCCAAGTCAGTGATAGTGCCCAACAGGCCTGGTACCGGGTCCTGGAAGAACGCTTGCCAGAGGAGGTTGCTACTCATGAAGTAGAGGAATTACTGGTCAGTCGGGATCGAGAATTGCTAAAAAAAGAAAACCAGCATGCTGCACGAGCCATTCGTGAGCATTCCCATGTGGGAAATACAGACATTGCCCTTGATGAGTTGCAAGAACTCCTCAATCGAAGAAAACAAATGGAGTAA
- a CDS encoding NUDIX domain-containing protein, with translation MDQSVKDNVVKEVKEEAGLDVEAQRVVAILDKHKNNPAKSAHRVIKVFILCRLLGGEFQPNSETVASGFFSLDDLPPLYLGKNTAEQLALCLEASQSEHWETRFD, from the coding sequence GTGGACCAGTCTGTCAAGGACAATGTGGTCAAGGAAGTAAAGGAAGAAGCGGGGCTGGATGTGGAGGCTCAACGTGTGGTGGCGATTTTGGACAAGCACAAGAACAATCCTGCCAAGTCTGCCCACCGTGTGATCAAGGTCTTCATTCTATGCCGTCTCCTTGGCGGAGAATTTCAGCCCAATTCGGAAACAGTTGCCAGTGGCTTTTTCAGTCTAGATGACTTACCACCGCTCTACCTTGGGAAAAATACAGCTGAGCAGTTAGCACTTTGCTTGGAAGCTAGTCAATCTGAGCATTGGGAAACACGATTTGATTAA
- a CDS encoding TIGR01457 family HAD-type hydrolase, producing the protein MTYQGYLIDLDGTIYEGKKRIPAGERFIHGLQERQIPYLFVTNNTTRRPEMVQAMLAENFNIETPLETIYTASLATVDYMNDLGKEKTVYVIGEDGLKSAIFEAGYVEDTENPAYVVVGLDTQLTYEKLTIATLAIQKGATFIGTNPDLNIPTERGHLPGAGSLIALLKAASRVEPTFIGKPEAIIMDKALEILGTERSQTVMVGDNYLTDIRAGIDNGFPTLLVLTGFTKPEEVADLPLAPTHVLNSLDEWSFDEN; encoded by the coding sequence ATGACCTATCAAGGATATTTGATCGATTTAGATGGGACGATCTATGAAGGGAAAAAGCGGATTCCTGCTGGTGAACGTTTTATTCATGGCTTGCAAGAACGTCAGATTCCCTATTTATTCGTGACTAACAATACCACCCGTCGTCCTGAGATGGTGCAGGCTATGTTGGCTGAAAACTTTAACATTGAGACACCGCTTGAAACCATCTATACAGCCAGTCTAGCGACAGTAGATTATATGAATGACTTGGGCAAGGAAAAGACAGTCTATGTCATTGGAGAAGACGGGCTCAAGTCTGCTATTTTTGAGGCAGGTTATGTGGAAGACACGGAAAATCCAGCCTATGTTGTTGTCGGTTTGGACACTCAGCTGACCTATGAAAAACTGACCATTGCCACCTTGGCTATTCAAAAGGGAGCTACCTTCATCGGTACCAATCCTGATTTGAACATTCCGACTGAAAGAGGTCATTTGCCAGGAGCAGGCTCACTTATTGCGCTTTTGAAAGCTGCTAGCCGAGTAGAGCCGACCTTTATCGGTAAGCCTGAAGCCATTATCATGGACAAGGCTCTGGAGATTTTAGGGACGGAGCGTAGCCAAACGGTTATGGTCGGGGATAACTACCTGACAGATATTCGTGCAGGGATTGACAATGGATTTCCAACTCTTTTAGTCCTGACTGGATTTACCAAGCCAGAAGAAGTAGCAGACTTACCCCTGGCTCCAACCCATGTCCTCAACAGCCTAGATGAATGGAGTTTTGATGAGAACTAA
- the galE gene encoding UDP-glucose 4-epimerase GalE: MSILVTGGAGYIGSHTVVELQKLGKDVVIVDNLSNSSILVLDRIEEITGKRPTFYELDVADKDALRAVFEKETIESAIHFAGYKAVGESVEKPIMYYENNIMSTLALVEVMAEFGVKKIVFSSSATVYGLNNPSPLVETMPTSATNPYGYTKVMLEQILRDVAVADSDWSVALLRYFNPIGAHESGLIGEDPAGIPNNLMPFIAQVAVGKRAELSVFGNDYDTVDGTGVRDYIHVIDLALGHIKALEKISGETGVHTYNLGSGQGTSVLELVQAFEKVNGVPVPYKIVDRRPGDVATCYANADKALAELNWKTEKTIEDMCRDTWNWQSKNPNGYEG; encoded by the coding sequence ATGAGTATTTTAGTAACAGGTGGAGCAGGCTATATTGGTAGCCACACAGTGGTTGAATTGCAGAAATTGGGCAAAGATGTTGTCATTGTCGACAACCTGTCTAATTCAAGCATTTTGGTCTTGGATCGCATTGAGGAAATCACAGGCAAACGTCCGACTTTTTATGAATTAGACGTAGCGGATAAGGACGCCCTCCGTGCGGTTTTTGAGAAAGAAACGATTGAGTCTGCTATTCATTTTGCAGGCTACAAGGCGGTCGGTGAGTCGGTTGAAAAACCAATCATGTACTATGAAAATAACATCATGTCAACGCTTGCCTTGGTCGAAGTCATGGCAGAATTTGGTGTCAAGAAGATTGTCTTCTCATCCAGCGCAACTGTCTATGGACTCAACAATCCATCACCGCTTGTGGAAACCATGCCAACCAGCGCAACCAATCCTTACGGTTATACCAAGGTCATGTTGGAACAAATCCTTCGTGATGTGGCGGTAGCAGATAGCGACTGGTCAGTGGCCCTTCTCCGTTATTTCAACCCAATCGGTGCCCACGAATCGGGTCTTATCGGTGAAGATCCCGCTGGTATTCCAAACAACCTCATGCCCTTTATCGCACAAGTTGCCGTTGGTAAACGTGCAGAGCTCAGCGTCTTTGGTAATGATTACGATACAGTGGACGGTACCGGTGTCCGTGACTATATCCACGTGATTGATTTGGCACTTGGTCATATCAAGGCTCTTGAGAAAATTTCTGGTGAGACTGGTGTTCATACCTATAATCTCGGCTCTGGTCAGGGAACCAGCGTACTAGAGTTGGTACAAGCCTTTGAAAAAGTCAATGGCGTGCCGGTACCTTATAAAATTGTTGACCGTCGCCCTGGCGATGTGGCAACCTGCTATGCCAACGCAGACAAGGCGCTAGCTGAACTCAATTGGAAAACCGAAAAAACCATTGAAGACATGTGCCGCGATACCTGGAACTGGCAGTCTAAAAATCCAAATGGATATGAAGGCTAA
- the mscL gene encoding large conductance mechanosensitive channel protein MscL produces the protein MLKDLKAFLFQGNVIDLAVAVIFGAAFKAIIDSFVADLITPLLLNPALKAAGAEKIADLSWNGVTYGNFLSAVINFLIIGTVLFFIVKAAEKAMPKKEAAPAGPTQEELLAEIRDLLKK, from the coding sequence ATGTTGAAAGATTTAAAAGCATTTTTGTTCCAAGGTAACGTTATTGACCTTGCTGTCGCAGTTATCTTCGGTGCTGCCTTCAAAGCCATCATCGATTCATTCGTTGCTGATTTGATTACTCCCCTCTTGTTGAACCCAGCTTTGAAAGCTGCTGGTGCAGAAAAGATTGCTGATTTGAGCTGGAACGGTGTTACTTACGGTAACTTCTTGAGCGCTGTTATCAACTTCTTAATCATCGGTACTGTTCTTTTCTTCATCGTTAAAGCTGCAGAAAAAGCAATGCCTAAGAAAGAAGCTGCTCCTGCTGGTCCAACTCAAGAAGAATTGCTTGCAGAAATCCGCGACTTGTTGAAAAAATAA